The Thermodesulfobacteriota bacterium genome has a window encoding:
- a CDS encoding glucosaminidase domain-containing protein: MNGSADDSGATMQPTASGNDQGWKARVLFYLVAGIPVAMLAAAPRVWLDLPQRVALVCHPTIADGGAFATGSPLLEPVPAPVLKANTAEELVDLLKAYDLWEVLEQERDPLQVLFAAYPPNLASLEDGRIRKRVFFHTLLPAALATLDEVAGERQVLRGILERLGSPPPETVRFGEQAPWRERLRPWETAFLAELVAKYNTDQAAELLLRVDVVPPSLILGQGALESDWGRSKLALSHHNPFGMMVGSRAASFGSIPEAVSEFVHLLNSHPAYRRFRQIRAKSRDPLVLATGLAGYSQRGAEYVQDVRRLIAGNRLQAYDRFTPRGQASLPDERAT; this comes from the coding sequence ATGAACGGATCGGCAGACGACTCTGGGGCCACGATGCAGCCAACGGCCAGTGGCAACGACCAGGGCTGGAAGGCCCGGGTGCTCTTCTATCTGGTGGCCGGTATCCCGGTCGCCATGCTGGCAGCAGCCCCGCGTGTCTGGCTCGACCTCCCGCAGCGGGTGGCCCTGGTGTGCCACCCCACGATCGCCGATGGCGGCGCCTTCGCCACCGGCAGTCCCCTCCTGGAGCCGGTGCCGGCACCGGTGCTCAAGGCCAACACCGCCGAGGAGCTGGTGGATCTGCTCAAGGCCTATGATCTTTGGGAGGTGCTGGAGCAGGAGCGGGATCCGCTCCAGGTGCTCTTCGCCGCCTATCCGCCCAATCTGGCCTCCCTGGAGGACGGCAGGATTCGCAAGCGGGTCTTCTTCCACACCCTGCTGCCGGCTGCACTGGCCACGTTGGACGAGGTGGCCGGGGAGCGCCAGGTGCTCAGAGGCATCCTGGAGCGGCTGGGCAGCCCGCCGCCGGAGACGGTGCGCTTCGGCGAGCAGGCCCCGTGGCGGGAGCGGCTCCGGCCCTGGGAGACCGCCTTCCTCGCTGAGCTCGTCGCCAAGTACAACACCGACCAGGCGGCCGAGCTGCTCCTGCGGGTGGATGTGGTGCCGCCCAGCCTCATCCTGGGCCAGGGTGCCCTGGAGTCGGACTGGGGCCGATCCAAGCTGGCGCTGAGCCACCACAATCCTTTCGGCATGATGGTGGGCAGCCGGGCCGCCTCTTTCGGCTCCATCCCGGAGGCGGTGAGCGAGTTCGTGCATCTTCTGAACAGCCACCCCGCCTACCGCCGTTTCCGGCAGATCCGGGCCAAGTCCCGTGATCCTCTGGTCCTGGCCACCGGGCTGGCCGGGTACTCCCAGCGGGGTGCCGAGTATGTGCAGGACGTCCGGCGGCTGATCGCCGGCAACCGGCTCCAGGCTTACGACCGGTTCACGCCCCGCGGCCAGGCGAGCCTGCCGGATGAGCGTGCCACCTGA
- the ettA gene encoding energy-dependent translational throttle protein EttA, producing the protein MSTEPNKVIYSMIRVSKHYNKKPILKDISLSYFYGAKIGVLGLNGSGKSSLLRILAGVDQDFSGRTAVSPGYTIGFLEQEPQLDDTRTVREIVSQGVQATVDLLAEFNAINERFAEPMDDEAMDKLIARQAEVQERLDALDAWDLDSRLEMAMDALRCPAGDTPVKVLSGGERRRVALCRLLLQKPDILLLDEPTNHLDAETVAWLEHHLQRYAGTIIAVTHDRYFLDNVAGWILELDRGQGIPWQGNYSSWLEQKRKRLETEEKAETQRQKTLERELEWIRMSPKGRHAKAKARITAYEKLLAQEGEAMARDLEIYIPPGPRLGSVVIEAKEVSKAYGERLLVEGMSFALPPGGIIGVIGPNGAGKTTLFRMITGQEQPDRGEIRIGETVTLAYVDQSREALDPEQTIWQCISGGEETIQLGSRQVNSRAYVARFNFLGPDQQKKVGLLSGGERNRVHLARMLKSGANVILLDEPTNDLDVNTMRALEEALEAFAGCAVVISHDRWFLDRIATHILAFEGDSRVVWFDGNYSEYEEDRHARLGTAADQPHRIKYRQLTRV; encoded by the coding sequence ATGAGCACCGAGCCCAACAAAGTCATCTATTCCATGATCCGGGTGAGCAAGCACTACAACAAGAAGCCCATCCTGAAGGACATCTCCCTGTCCTATTTCTACGGCGCCAAGATCGGCGTTCTGGGCCTCAACGGCTCCGGCAAATCGAGCCTTTTGCGGATCCTGGCCGGGGTGGACCAGGACTTCAGCGGCCGTACCGCCGTCTCCCCGGGCTACACCATCGGCTTTCTCGAACAGGAGCCGCAGCTCGACGACACCAGGACCGTGCGGGAGATCGTCTCCCAGGGCGTCCAGGCCACGGTCGATCTTCTGGCCGAGTTCAATGCCATCAACGAGCGCTTCGCCGAGCCCATGGACGACGAGGCCATGGACAAGCTCATCGCCCGCCAGGCCGAGGTCCAGGAGCGGCTGGACGCCCTGGACGCCTGGGACCTGGACAGCCGTCTGGAGATGGCCATGGACGCCCTGCGCTGCCCGGCCGGCGACACGCCGGTCAAGGTGCTCTCCGGCGGCGAGCGGCGGCGGGTCGCCCTGTGCCGGCTCCTGCTCCAGAAGCCGGACATCCTGCTCCTCGATGAGCCCACCAACCATCTGGATGCCGAAACCGTCGCCTGGCTGGAGCACCACCTCCAGCGCTACGCCGGCACCATCATCGCCGTCACCCACGACCGCTACTTCCTGGACAACGTCGCTGGCTGGATCCTGGAGCTGGACCGGGGCCAGGGCATCCCCTGGCAGGGCAACTACTCCTCCTGGCTGGAGCAGAAGCGAAAACGGCTCGAAACCGAAGAGAAGGCCGAGACCCAGCGCCAGAAGACCCTGGAGCGGGAGCTGGAGTGGATCCGCATGTCCCCCAAGGGCCGCCACGCCAAGGCCAAGGCCCGCATCACCGCCTACGAGAAGCTCCTGGCCCAGGAAGGGGAGGCCATGGCCCGGGATCTGGAGATCTACATCCCGCCCGGCCCCCGGCTGGGGAGTGTGGTGATCGAGGCCAAGGAGGTGAGCAAGGCCTACGGAGAGCGGCTGCTGGTGGAGGGGATGAGCTTTGCCCTGCCGCCGGGCGGCATCATCGGCGTCATCGGCCCCAACGGCGCCGGCAAGACCACCCTGTTTCGGATGATCACCGGCCAGGAGCAGCCGGACCGCGGCGAGATCCGGATCGGGGAGACGGTGACGCTCGCCTATGTCGACCAGAGCCGGGAGGCCCTGGACCCGGAGCAGACCATCTGGCAGTGCATCAGCGGCGGCGAGGAGACGATCCAGCTGGGCAGCCGCCAGGTCAACTCCCGGGCCTACGTGGCCCGCTTCAACTTCCTGGGCCCGGACCAGCAGAAGAAGGTGGGGCTTCTTTCCGGTGGCGAGCGCAACCGGGTGCACCTGGCCAGGATGCTCAAGTCCGGCGCCAACGTCATCCTCCTCGATGAGCCCACCAACGACCTGGACGTCAACACCATGCGCGCCCTGGAGGAGGCCCTGGAGGCGTTTGCCGGCTGCGCCGTGGTCATCAGCCACGACCGCTGGTTCCTGGACCGGATCGCCACCCACATCCTGGCCTTCGAGGGCGACAGCCGGGTCGTCTGGTTCGATGGCAACTACTCGGAGTATGAGGAGGACCGCCACGCCCGCCTGGGCACCGCCGCCGACCAGCCGCACCGCATCAAGTACCGCCAGCTGACCCGGGTCTAG
- a CDS encoding TusE/DsrC/DsvC family sulfur relay protein — MPAIEFQGKRIEVDDNGFILNLSDWSEDLARHLAAQDGITLTDAHWEVINFLRDYYRKYQIAPIIKTLVKEIGTVLGPEKGTTRYLYELFAGGPAKQACRYAGLPRPTGCV, encoded by the coding sequence ATGCCAGCAATCGAATTCCAAGGGAAAAGGATCGAGGTTGACGACAACGGCTTCATTCTCAACCTCAGTGACTGGAGTGAAGACCTGGCCAGGCATCTGGCGGCCCAGGACGGCATCACCTTGACCGATGCCCACTGGGAGGTGATCAACTTCCTGCGGGACTATTACCGCAAGTACCAGATCGCCCCGATCATCAAGACCCTGGTCAAGGAGATCGGCACCGTGCTGGGGCCGGAAAAGGGCACCACCCGCTACCTTTACGAGCTCTTTGCCGGCGGCCCGGCCAAACAGGCCTGCCGCTACGCCGGCCTGCCCCGCCCCACCGGCTGCGTCTAG
- the nuoB gene encoding NADH-quinone oxidoreductase subunit NuoB → MIRIARQILRTGIVTEPFIPEARDQIREIGSRLTARIRKRFRGSLTIRQVDAGSCNGCELEIHALNNPIYNCERFGIHFTASPRFADLLLVTGPVAHNMEIALRRTYDATPSPKLVVAVGDCGVDGGVFGRGYASLGGIHQVIPVDVAIAGCPPTPWALLTGILQAIEG, encoded by the coding sequence ATGATCAGGATCGCCAGACAGATACTGCGCACCGGCATCGTCACGGAGCCTTTCATCCCTGAGGCCCGGGACCAGATCCGGGAGATCGGCAGCCGGCTTACGGCCAGGATCCGCAAGCGCTTCCGGGGCAGCCTCACCATCCGGCAGGTGGATGCCGGCTCCTGCAACGGCTGCGAGCTGGAGATCCACGCCCTGAACAACCCGATCTACAACTGCGAGCGCTTCGGCATCCATTTCACCGCCTCGCCCCGCTTTGCCGACCTGCTCCTGGTGACGGGCCCGGTGGCGCACAACATGGAGATCGCCCTCCGCCGCACCTACGACGCCACCCCGTCCCCCAAGCTCGTGGTGGCGGTGGGCGATTGCGGTGTGGATGGCGGCGTCTTCGGCCGAGGCTACGCCTCGCTCGGCGGCATCCACCAGGTCATCCCGGTGGATGTCGCCATCGCCGGCTGCCCACCGACCCCCTGGGCATTGCTCACCGGCATCCTGCAGGCCATCGAGGGGTGA